One segment of Rhodopirellula baltica SH 1 DNA contains the following:
- a CDS encoding response regulator transcription factor, whose amino-acid sequence MSFSDSNSGNDGVLPYPSPSDVCTSETVGAESILLVDDTVVLRERMAVAMQSRGFRVLTAGNYDEAVAVFSQSPTDLAVLDLRMPGRSGLDLLRRLLEIKPDCRVLMLSGFGSIPASIDAVRAGAVNFLSKPADTDDILSSFIRGEGQNVPEGGLAFPAPSLARNEWEHIHRVLSDCGNNISEAARRLGIHRRSLQRKLRKRAPEDPKTPAADEVFEDDEV is encoded by the coding sequence ATGAGTTTCTCCGATTCCAACAGCGGCAACGACGGTGTGCTGCCTTATCCCAGTCCATCGGACGTCTGCACGTCCGAAACCGTGGGTGCAGAAAGCATTCTGCTGGTCGATGACACGGTTGTGCTGCGAGAGCGGATGGCGGTGGCGATGCAGAGCCGCGGTTTTCGCGTTTTGACCGCTGGCAACTACGACGAAGCCGTGGCGGTTTTCAGTCAGTCACCGACGGATTTAGCGGTCTTGGACTTGAGAATGCCAGGCCGCAGCGGGTTGGATCTGCTGCGTCGGTTGCTGGAAATCAAACCGGATTGCCGAGTGCTGATGTTGTCCGGATTTGGAAGCATCCCCGCATCAATTGACGCGGTGCGTGCTGGTGCGGTCAACTTCCTCAGCAAACCCGCCGACACCGACGACATCCTGTCCTCGTTCATTCGTGGCGAAGGTCAGAACGTACCCGAGGGCGGCTTGGCCTTTCCCGCACCGTCGCTGGCTCGCAACGAGTGGGAACACATTCACCGCGTGCTTTCGGATTGTGGCAACAACATCTCCGAAGCCGCCCGCCGACTGGGCATTCACCGACGATCGCTGCAACGCAAACTTCGCAAGCGTGCTCCCGAGGATCCAAAGACACCCGCCGCGGACGAAGTCTTCGAGGACGATGAGGTCTGA
- the rlmN gene encoding 23S rRNA (adenine(2503)-C(2))-methyltransferase RlmN — protein sequence MVSLPLVTTTDSESTGPRKNHLLNWSLDQLKDWLQEQGQKPFRAKQIRRWLFSGRATSFEEMTDLPAKLRAQLEEHFAIFNATEAVVSKSKDGTEKILVRLADGGEVECVLLRDGPRRSICVSSQVGCAMGCVFCASGLDGVDRNLTGGEILEQMLRLQQRLPADERLSHIVMMGMGEPLANLPGVLSALDVARSEDGLGISPRRITISTVGLPPAIDKLAAAGIPYNLAVSLHAPNDELRSELVPVNRKIGIEPVLQAADRYFHASGRRLTFEYVLLGGINDGDEHARQLSQILRGRSVMMNVIPYNPVAGLPYRTPSGAAIARFRAILESAGVNVNFRQRKGDEINAACGQLRRNRGEVKATK from the coding sequence ATGGTCTCACTGCCTCTCGTCACGACCACCGATTCGGAGTCCACCGGCCCCCGCAAAAACCACTTGCTGAATTGGTCGCTCGACCAGCTCAAAGATTGGCTTCAGGAGCAGGGACAAAAGCCTTTTCGGGCCAAGCAAATTCGACGTTGGCTGTTTTCTGGACGAGCCACCTCGTTCGAGGAAATGACGGACTTGCCCGCCAAGCTTCGGGCTCAACTGGAAGAGCATTTTGCGATCTTCAACGCGACCGAAGCCGTCGTGTCAAAGTCCAAAGATGGCACCGAGAAAATTCTGGTCCGGTTGGCGGACGGTGGCGAAGTCGAATGCGTGCTCTTGCGAGACGGTCCGCGACGCAGCATTTGCGTCAGCAGCCAAGTCGGATGCGCGATGGGATGTGTGTTCTGTGCCAGTGGATTGGATGGTGTTGATCGCAATTTGACCGGTGGCGAGATCTTGGAACAAATGCTGCGTCTGCAGCAACGATTGCCCGCCGACGAACGACTCAGTCACATTGTGATGATGGGCATGGGCGAACCGCTGGCAAACTTACCTGGAGTTTTGTCGGCACTCGATGTCGCTCGCAGCGAAGACGGTTTGGGGATCAGTCCGCGACGGATCACGATCAGCACCGTTGGCCTGCCGCCGGCGATCGACAAATTGGCTGCGGCCGGAATCCCTTACAACTTGGCCGTGTCATTGCACGCGCCGAATGATGAACTGCGAAGCGAGCTGGTCCCGGTCAACCGGAAAATTGGCATCGAACCGGTGCTGCAAGCCGCGGATCGCTACTTCCATGCATCGGGTCGTCGACTGACGTTCGAGTACGTGTTGCTGGGCGGTATCAATGATGGCGACGAACACGCGAGGCAGCTGAGCCAGATTCTTCGTGGTCGCAGCGTGATGATGAACGTGATTCCATACAATCCAGTCGCGGGTTTGCCTTACCGGACACCCAGTGGTGCGGCGATCGCACGTTTCCGAGCGATTTTGGAATCGGCCGGGGTGAACGTCAATTTCCGCCAGCGCAAAGGCGACGAAATCAACGCCGCCTGCGGCCAACTGCGTCGCAATCGCGGCGAGGTGAAAGCGACGAAGTAG
- a CDS encoding BON domain-containing protein: protein MKRTSQIVACLAASTLWIALGSTAMAQPDDSGGGANGQAEGTITQGLDPDAVFSQGVQRTGAVGANTSTPVGASAVSQAGGGGGGGAFGGGGGLGGFGGGGLGAAFGNLFGGGNAARGNTSTPPIRTRLRSAVEVAPLESGRVQQYASSRLQGTSNLTTINGNLPGRMNSQSNRYDGVNVQVQDRTATLSGTVRNESDRRMTELLMRLEPGVSRVVNRLSVQP from the coding sequence ATGAAACGAACGTCTCAAATTGTAGCGTGCCTGGCCGCTTCCACTCTATGGATCGCTCTGGGCTCGACTGCTATGGCACAGCCGGACGATAGCGGCGGCGGTGCGAACGGTCAGGCGGAAGGAACCATCACCCAAGGTTTGGATCCTGACGCGGTGTTCAGTCAAGGCGTCCAGCGAACCGGAGCCGTCGGTGCCAATACGTCCACTCCTGTCGGTGCATCCGCGGTGTCTCAGGCCGGTGGTGGTGGCGGCGGGGGAGCATTTGGTGGCGGGGGCGGCCTTGGCGGATTTGGTGGCGGCGGACTGGGTGCCGCGTTTGGCAACTTGTTCGGCGGCGGCAACGCGGCTCGTGGCAACACATCGACTCCACCGATTCGAACTCGACTTCGCAGTGCCGTTGAAGTTGCACCGCTCGAGTCGGGTCGCGTGCAGCAGTATGCGTCCTCGCGTTTGCAAGGCACATCGAATCTCACCACGATCAATGGCAACTTGCCCGGCCGTATGAATTCTCAATCCAATCGGTATGATGGAGTGAATGTTCAGGTCCAAGATCGCACAGCAACACTGAGCGGTACGGTCCGCAACGAATCCGATCGTCGGATGACCGAATTGCTGATGCGTTTGGAACCGGGCGTTTCTCGAGTCGTCAACCGTCTGAGCGTCCAACCCTGA
- a CDS encoding DUF3352 domain-containing protein yields MMPLACLLVATAWLSSPSVAFAQSSATDNESRTTVPAPRLLPSGTLAYLRIDDVNDIREDWGESSLGKMLNDPKMRPFVSDIYQILTDLFEKPGKEMGLTLDELRSLPQGQVAIALLEGPPPEEKTDEEKADEEEDDDAIARRLRNKRRQQNSFALAIMIDAGPNNKEMETLVERLMGLAEKNRMIIQNEQIGSIELTRLVRQRGDGDVIEWFEQDGFYVIGLGRTIAQSIAKKMNDEQRDTSQSSGRSRRTVKTTSADSETLAQNADFIAVMSRSIGAEAEIPQITFFVNPYGIAKRIIARSGSAFFIAPIVQDLGIEKIRGIGGSLFRGGEIVESIGHMHVLIDPPRDGFFGVLRPEDIEVSPPVWVPADAASFTCVGWDIETAFENVGKIVNRFAGEGSFEKNTEKPAKERFDLSLKEEVLPLMTGRVVTIQRYQLPANWNSMARAIAIEVKDAKEADKLLDRVKAKVPPQRMKPEVLRGKTAYFSEQRQFDQPGIRVPENSVMLLGNWLLFCDSREVLQQVLRAEAGEIDRLADDEDYVLLTSELGAKLEGETPFLFQFNRDAETYRILYEMANSDETAQSVENRGGDNPMARRVAELMRRDDWPKWEELEKYFSVSGIFGYDEPGSIHIGSMNLRPIE; encoded by the coding sequence ATGATGCCCCTCGCGTGCCTTTTGGTTGCAACCGCGTGGCTGTCATCGCCATCGGTTGCCTTCGCTCAAAGCTCAGCGACGGATAACGAAAGCCGGACCACCGTGCCTGCGCCGCGGCTATTGCCGTCGGGCACCCTGGCCTACTTGCGAATCGATGACGTCAACGACATTCGCGAAGATTGGGGCGAATCCTCGCTGGGGAAAATGCTGAACGATCCCAAGATGCGTCCCTTCGTTTCGGACATCTATCAAATCCTCACTGATCTGTTTGAAAAGCCCGGCAAAGAAATGGGGCTGACGCTCGACGAGCTCCGATCGCTTCCGCAAGGTCAGGTCGCGATCGCTCTTCTCGAGGGGCCACCGCCGGAGGAAAAGACCGACGAGGAGAAAGCGGATGAGGAAGAAGACGATGATGCCATTGCACGTCGCTTGCGAAACAAACGACGTCAGCAGAACTCTTTCGCTTTGGCGATCATGATCGATGCTGGTCCAAACAACAAAGAAATGGAAACCCTGGTTGAACGCCTGATGGGCCTGGCGGAGAAGAATCGCATGATCATCCAGAACGAACAAATTGGTTCGATCGAGCTGACGCGATTGGTCCGCCAACGTGGTGATGGCGATGTCATCGAATGGTTTGAACAAGATGGCTTTTACGTCATTGGATTGGGACGAACGATCGCTCAATCGATTGCGAAAAAAATGAATGATGAGCAGCGTGATACCAGCCAGTCATCCGGGCGTTCACGACGCACCGTGAAAACGACTTCTGCTGATTCGGAGACGCTCGCACAAAACGCGGACTTCATTGCCGTGATGAGCCGATCGATTGGCGCCGAAGCCGAGATCCCGCAGATCACATTCTTCGTCAATCCTTATGGCATCGCGAAACGAATCATCGCGAGAAGTGGATCGGCGTTCTTTATCGCGCCGATTGTCCAAGACCTAGGCATCGAAAAGATTCGTGGGATCGGTGGCAGCCTTTTCCGCGGCGGTGAGATCGTTGAGTCGATTGGTCACATGCACGTGTTGATTGATCCACCACGAGATGGTTTCTTTGGCGTGCTGCGTCCGGAAGACATCGAAGTCTCACCACCGGTTTGGGTTCCGGCCGACGCGGCCAGTTTCACTTGCGTGGGTTGGGATATCGAAACCGCGTTTGAAAACGTTGGGAAAATCGTCAACCGTTTCGCCGGCGAGGGCAGTTTCGAGAAAAACACCGAGAAGCCAGCGAAGGAGCGTTTCGATTTGTCGCTCAAAGAAGAGGTGCTCCCTTTGATGACCGGTCGCGTTGTCACGATCCAACGCTATCAGTTGCCCGCCAACTGGAATTCGATGGCACGGGCAATCGCGATCGAAGTCAAAGACGCCAAGGAAGCGGACAAGTTGCTCGACCGAGTCAAAGCCAAAGTACCACCGCAACGAATGAAACCCGAGGTTCTTCGCGGCAAAACGGCTTACTTCTCTGAACAACGTCAATTTGATCAACCTGGCATCCGGGTGCCTGAAAACAGCGTGATGTTGCTCGGCAATTGGTTGCTGTTCTGCGACAGTCGCGAAGTGTTGCAGCAAGTGCTGCGTGCTGAGGCCGGTGAAATTGATCGCTTGGCAGACGACGAAGACTACGTGCTGCTGACGAGTGAACTTGGGGCCAAGTTGGAAGGCGAAACGCCGTTCCTTTTTCAGTTCAATCGCGATGCCGAGACGTATCGGATCCTGTACGAAATGGCTAACTCGGATGAAACCGCACAGTCGGTCGAGAATCGAGGCGGCGACAATCCCATGGCACGTCGCGTTGCCGAACTGATGCGGCGAGATGATTGGCCGAAGTGGGAGGAATTGGAAAAGTATTTCAGCGTCAGCGGCATCTTCGGCTATGACGAACCAGGCAGCATCCACATCGGTTCCATGAATCTTCGCCCGATCGAGTGA
- a CDS encoding P-loop NTPase family protein produces the protein MCTMSHELRQPSQPTNPFSSRHTRPGAIPFRFDLNGSDRAGHIARILADLRQHRLGLIVGNHGTGKSTLLHNMAHALQEKFPGGKWIQLTADPNRSPIAVVSSMLQNDRAAIETQATVSPGGVLVIDGAEQLSPWGRFRIRRRAQQAGHFCLATAHRDLRGFHVLHRTKVTAKLIEDLLAELLGDHPNAREKLAKVGKAESMPSFADVTDVRELWSQLYDVVGLSSETPSSEMPEPGTSDNRIDLRPDAHPQNCPDL, from the coding sequence ATGTGCACGATGTCCCATGAACTCCGACAGCCGTCTCAACCGACGAATCCATTTTCCAGTCGTCACACGCGGCCGGGTGCGATTCCGTTTCGCTTTGACCTGAACGGAAGCGATCGGGCAGGGCACATCGCGAGAATCCTGGCAGACTTGCGGCAACATCGACTCGGTTTGATCGTTGGAAATCATGGGACTGGCAAGTCGACGCTGTTGCACAACATGGCCCACGCGTTGCAGGAGAAGTTCCCCGGCGGGAAATGGATTCAACTGACCGCCGATCCCAACCGCTCGCCGATCGCTGTCGTCTCCAGCATGCTGCAGAACGACCGAGCCGCGATTGAGACACAGGCAACGGTTTCGCCTGGTGGAGTGTTGGTTATCGACGGGGCGGAACAATTGTCTCCGTGGGGACGCTTTCGAATTCGTCGACGAGCTCAACAAGCGGGCCATTTTTGTTTGGCGACGGCACATCGGGATCTTCGCGGTTTTCACGTGTTGCACCGAACGAAGGTGACCGCCAAGCTGATTGAGGACTTGCTGGCAGAATTGCTGGGAGACCATCCGAACGCCCGAGAAAAGCTGGCGAAGGTCGGGAAGGCGGAATCAATGCCGTCTTTCGCCGATGTCACCGACGTTCGCGAATTATGGTCTCAACTCTATGATGTCGTGGGGCTGTCTTCGGAAACGCCATCATCGGAGATGCCTGAGCCAGGAACGTCCGACAACCGCATCGATCTCCGGCCTGACGCCCACCCCCAAAATTGCCCCGACCTCTGA
- a CDS encoding cyclic nucleotide-binding domain-containing protein, whose product MAIDRDMMTDESIAVRRPRRWDEPMDPHMTDADVGWLREQSPFSNLDPAAFPKSIPLDGILRNDCRLHRFAHGEVIAREGDYANSAFLLVDGHAELLTRELPPELLGRRETEKVSWPKAVWQLLRPSGVREARRPEEVVPNVDLHASTHHADDRPPVLQLQDFDGLVRAGQSIRLSPGELFGEVAAMYRSPRSATVVSQGDSTLLEIRLQGLKMLRRDPAFSQRMDDHYRENWLPLHLREIPLLRFLPEQNLQRVVAATVQRSFGRLEWNADYKKTRKLSPAEQIESEPVVATEGHQVTDLIIVRSGFGRVCQSYGVAQRTTAYLGKGHLFGLEEIALGVTNEDGPINLPLQHSLRAVGFLDTLHIPVECFATDILPHVRRSELPASAAKALLRMPAPEEARERRSEKRPKVDLPIVSTAMNHTSEETWQDLPSPTGTSFEPTGLLEFIVQNRFNNGREAMIIDLHRCTRCDDCVKACASVHDGNPKFARVGVNHDRLQFVQACMHCTDPVCMIGCPTGALHREESTGHVRVSESICIGCGTCAKGCPYGNIEMAAVNDPKGRPYTDEASNRPITKATKCDMCSGLPSGPACAAACPHDAIVRIDLSESPPLEDWLRRRT is encoded by the coding sequence ATGGCTATCGACCGAGACATGATGACCGATGAATCCATTGCTGTGCGTCGTCCTCGACGATGGGACGAACCGATGGACCCGCACATGACCGATGCGGACGTGGGATGGTTGCGCGAACAGTCCCCCTTTTCGAACCTGGATCCGGCCGCGTTTCCCAAATCGATTCCGCTCGATGGCATCCTTCGGAACGATTGCCGATTGCATCGTTTTGCTCACGGCGAAGTGATCGCTCGCGAGGGTGATTACGCAAACAGTGCGTTCCTATTGGTTGATGGACACGCTGAACTGTTGACTCGCGAATTGCCACCGGAATTGCTCGGTCGTCGTGAAACCGAAAAAGTATCGTGGCCCAAAGCGGTTTGGCAATTGCTCCGACCTTCCGGCGTTCGCGAAGCTCGGCGTCCCGAGGAAGTCGTCCCGAATGTCGACTTGCATGCCTCCACCCATCATGCGGACGATCGTCCTCCGGTTTTACAGTTGCAGGACTTCGATGGGCTGGTGCGAGCCGGCCAAAGTATACGATTGAGTCCGGGTGAATTGTTCGGTGAAGTTGCGGCGATGTATCGGTCGCCGCGATCGGCCACAGTTGTTTCGCAGGGTGATAGCACGTTGCTGGAGATCCGACTGCAGGGTCTGAAGATGCTGCGTCGCGATCCCGCGTTTTCGCAGCGGATGGACGATCACTACCGAGAAAACTGGCTGCCGCTGCATTTGCGTGAGATCCCGTTGTTGCGATTTCTTCCCGAGCAGAATTTGCAGCGAGTGGTTGCGGCGACGGTCCAACGTTCATTCGGTCGATTGGAATGGAATGCGGACTACAAAAAGACTCGCAAGCTTTCTCCCGCCGAGCAAATTGAAAGCGAACCGGTGGTGGCCACCGAGGGTCATCAGGTCACGGATCTGATCATCGTTCGCAGCGGTTTTGGGCGGGTTTGTCAAAGCTACGGTGTGGCTCAACGAACGACCGCGTACCTCGGCAAGGGCCACCTATTCGGTCTGGAAGAGATCGCGTTGGGTGTCACCAATGAAGACGGACCGATCAATTTGCCGCTGCAGCATTCGCTTCGTGCGGTCGGGTTCCTAGACACGTTGCACATCCCGGTCGAATGCTTTGCAACCGACATTTTGCCACACGTTCGCCGCAGCGAATTGCCAGCTTCGGCCGCGAAAGCGTTGTTGCGAATGCCGGCGCCCGAGGAGGCTCGTGAACGACGCAGCGAAAAGCGACCGAAGGTGGATTTGCCGATCGTTTCGACCGCGATGAATCACACCAGCGAAGAAACATGGCAGGATTTGCCGAGTCCAACCGGGACATCCTTTGAGCCCACCGGATTGCTCGAGTTCATCGTTCAGAATCGTTTCAACAACGGTCGCGAAGCGATGATCATTGATTTGCATCGTTGCACCCGTTGCGATGATTGCGTCAAAGCCTGCGCGAGCGTGCATGACGGAAATCCCAAGTTTGCTCGCGTTGGCGTCAACCACGATCGACTGCAATTCGTTCAGGCTTGCATGCACTGCACCGATCCGGTTTGCATGATCGGTTGTCCGACGGGAGCATTGCACCGCGAGGAATCGACCGGCCACGTTCGTGTTTCGGAATCCATTTGCATTGGTTGCGGCACGTGCGCCAAAGGGTGCCCGTACGGCAACATCGAAATGGCGGCGGTGAACGATCCTAAGGGACGTCCCTACACCGACGAAGCGAGCAACCGGCCAATCACCAAAGCGACCAAGTGCGACATGTGCAGTGGACTGCCCAGCGGGCCGGCATGCGCCGCGGCGTGCCCACATGATGCGATCGTTCGAATTGACTTGAGCGAATCGCCGCCGCTGGAAGACTGGTTGAGGAGACGAACATGA
- a CDS encoding M20 family metallopeptidase, which yields MNSPFERLPQEDLAMDLARQAATKTTDSSHRHARSVPENPSPSRTEMDFATNSRGGNWPRRLLTLAVVAVFAYVGVAVWQMVRTPDSTAVAPAALGPVPERYDADRAFGFLVDICDLGPRPSGSPAMLQQQKMLTEVFEANGGTVRLQRGEIRHPQTGENVPIANLIAAWNPDAPTRFLLCAHYDTRPYPDRDRRDPKGVFVGANDGASGAAALMELSHQFPTLPSDIGVDVVLFDAEEFVFGEQSGEYFLGSTLFAQQYLLEPPTVPYQSGVLLDMIADRELQLLYERNSLRYARDVTRSIWATAKRLGVNAFVPRARSQAIRDDHLPLNQIAKIPTTDLIDFDYPRPGFRAPQYWHTTQDIPENCSGESIAAVIWVVHEWMLEQRGG from the coding sequence ATGAACTCCCCTTTTGAGCGGCTTCCGCAGGAAGATTTGGCGATGGATCTGGCTAGGCAGGCGGCAACAAAAACAACGGATTCTTCCCATCGCCACGCGCGATCCGTGCCCGAGAATCCCTCCCCGTCGAGAACAGAAATGGACTTCGCAACGAACTCCCGCGGTGGGAATTGGCCGCGGCGATTGTTGACGCTCGCGGTCGTCGCCGTCTTCGCATACGTCGGGGTGGCGGTTTGGCAAATGGTCCGCACTCCGGACTCAACGGCGGTCGCTCCCGCCGCTCTCGGCCCCGTCCCAGAACGCTACGACGCGGACCGCGCCTTTGGTTTCTTGGTCGACATCTGTGACCTGGGGCCGCGGCCGTCCGGAAGCCCGGCGATGTTGCAGCAGCAAAAAATGCTGACGGAAGTCTTCGAAGCAAACGGCGGAACGGTCCGTTTGCAACGCGGCGAAATCAGGCACCCGCAGACGGGCGAGAACGTTCCGATCGCGAACTTGATCGCCGCTTGGAATCCTGACGCCCCAACTCGGTTTCTTTTGTGTGCCCACTATGACACTCGGCCCTATCCCGATCGAGATCGTCGCGATCCCAAAGGAGTCTTTGTGGGCGCCAATGATGGGGCCAGCGGTGCTGCAGCCCTGATGGAACTGAGCCACCAATTCCCAACGTTGCCATCAGATATCGGGGTGGATGTGGTGTTGTTTGATGCGGAGGAGTTTGTTTTTGGGGAACAGAGCGGCGAATACTTTCTTGGGTCAACACTGTTTGCCCAGCAATACTTGCTCGAGCCACCCACGGTTCCATATCAAAGCGGCGTGTTGCTGGACATGATCGCGGATCGCGAATTGCAGTTGCTGTATGAACGAAACAGTTTGCGATACGCCCGCGACGTGACCCGATCCATTTGGGCGACCGCCAAACGCTTGGGTGTCAATGCGTTTGTGCCACGGGCTCGCAGCCAAGCGATCCGGGATGATCATCTTCCTCTGAACCAGATCGCAAAAATCCCCACCACGGACTTGATCGATTTCGATTACCCGCGACCGGGATTCAGGGCGCCGCAGTATTGGCACACGACGCAAGACATTCCGGAAAACTGCAGCGGTGAAAGCATCGCTGCGGTGATCTGGGTCGTGCATGAATGGATGCTGGAACAGCGTGGGGGATAG
- a CDS encoding SEL1-like repeat protein, with product MPTTAASKENGDSHVAQQTGRKPIVDESITDRGESDPSQTPSFDQTPSMPKNVPQQGKTAWSSLILGRLREIDKTPFRDELEAGQIQKYADLGHAHAQFVLGCMHAEGLGVPQNDVEAVRWFQRAAEQDFAVAQNWLGSMHQQGRGIRQDDVQAFRWFHRAAQQGLSDAQFNLALCYRRGTGTPQDDFGAVHFLKLAAEQDHRWAQFDLGWMCYERRGGAGNDVDSVNWYRRAAVAGLDSAQYNLGYMYDVGLGVEQDFVEASSWYQKAADQNHVMAQRAIGMMYRDGDGVTQDHSLDVEWFRKSAAQGYALAQESLASMYFHGRGVPHDYHEAQEWYHAAATQGERWSQQKLAWMHMVGRGVSTDEALAFYWVQKAAMQDLSWSQAELGRLYYPGQGVSLDDADALRWFRMAAEQDSPAAQYMIGLMYSEGRGVEADETKAIQWYRKAAKQHYALAQNNLGRAHQKGLGVAQDDLIAVHWYRKAAEQQLPVGQSNLGFMYLHGKGVEADEELAVELFREAAEAGDAEAITVLAQRDEFHRSRRLKRIASMVSTIGASLALVLVMARILRRPKMKTLPTGLSGMGG from the coding sequence ATGCCGACGACCGCCGCCTCAAAGGAAAACGGCGACTCTCATGTTGCTCAGCAGACCGGTCGAAAACCAATCGTCGACGAGTCCATCACCGACCGCGGCGAAAGCGACCCCAGTCAGACTCCTTCATTCGATCAAACGCCTTCGATGCCTAAAAATGTGCCTCAGCAGGGCAAAACGGCATGGAGTTCTTTGATCCTCGGTCGCTTGCGAGAAATCGACAAGACGCCCTTCCGGGATGAGCTGGAAGCAGGCCAGATTCAGAAGTACGCAGACCTTGGGCATGCACATGCACAATTTGTGCTTGGTTGCATGCACGCGGAGGGGCTTGGCGTTCCGCAGAATGACGTTGAAGCGGTTCGCTGGTTCCAGCGTGCTGCCGAGCAAGATTTCGCGGTCGCACAAAATTGGCTCGGTTCCATGCACCAGCAGGGCCGTGGAATCCGCCAGGATGATGTTCAAGCATTTCGTTGGTTTCATCGAGCTGCTCAACAGGGTTTGTCAGATGCCCAGTTCAACCTTGCACTTTGCTACCGCCGTGGAACAGGCACGCCTCAAGATGATTTTGGGGCGGTTCACTTTCTTAAGCTGGCGGCAGAGCAGGATCATAGATGGGCACAATTCGATCTTGGGTGGATGTGCTACGAACGGAGAGGTGGTGCAGGAAACGATGTGGACTCCGTTAACTGGTACCGTCGTGCCGCAGTCGCGGGTTTGGACTCGGCGCAATACAACCTTGGCTACATGTACGACGTCGGACTGGGAGTGGAACAAGATTTCGTCGAGGCCTCTTCGTGGTATCAGAAAGCTGCCGATCAGAACCATGTCATGGCCCAGCGAGCGATTGGAATGATGTACCGCGACGGCGACGGGGTGACACAAGATCACTCATTGGATGTGGAATGGTTTCGCAAGTCTGCAGCGCAAGGGTATGCGCTCGCGCAAGAATCGCTGGCGAGCATGTACTTCCATGGTCGCGGTGTGCCGCATGACTACCACGAGGCACAGGAGTGGTACCACGCTGCTGCGACGCAGGGAGAGCGGTGGTCGCAGCAGAAGCTTGCCTGGATGCACATGGTTGGACGTGGTGTTTCCACAGATGAAGCACTTGCTTTCTATTGGGTGCAGAAAGCCGCCATGCAAGATCTCTCATGGTCTCAAGCCGAGCTTGGTAGGCTGTACTATCCGGGCCAGGGTGTGTCGCTAGACGACGCCGACGCGCTCAGATGGTTTCGAATGGCCGCAGAACAAGATAGCCCCGCGGCGCAGTACATGATCGGGCTGATGTATAGCGAAGGGCGAGGAGTCGAGGCGGACGAAACAAAGGCAATCCAGTGGTATCGAAAAGCCGCCAAGCAACACTACGCCCTCGCACAAAACAACCTGGGCAGAGCTCACCAGAAGGGACTGGGCGTCGCTCAGGATGATTTGATCGCGGTGCATTGGTATCGCAAAGCCGCAGAACAACAGCTTCCCGTCGGCCAATCCAATCTCGGATTCATGTACTTGCATGGCAAGGGCGTCGAGGCAGACGAAGAATTGGCTGTTGAGCTTTTTAGAGAAGCTGCTGAGGCCGGTGACGCGGAAGCCATCACGGTACTCGCTCAGCGCGATGAATTTCATCGATCCCGGCGGCTGAAGCGTATTGCTTCAATGGTTTCTACCATCGGAGCATCACTGGCATTGGTTCTCGTCATGGCGAGAATCTTGAGACGTCCAAAGATGAAAACGTTGCCGACCGGGTTGAGTGGAATGGGTGGATAG
- a CDS encoding leucine-rich repeat domain-containing protein, with protein sequence MSLRLLLVAVTLCSIWFARVASTTKRQKDAVAAISQHGGNVIYSIEVDSFNTVSSIRSRLLMAAIEYVDLDLILPVTEVRSRYLEAPSLQRGEKYAPSSIVDALPDLPSIQTLYLTHTEIQNAALASLSHLGDLRRLDLSMTRLHEGDLSSIESLDLVHLNLSRTRVNDEGLKSLTKMTNLETLNLTRTKVTGHGLRYIQSLPRLKTLRIERSLVSSDDCERFKQLRPDVNVKWSALSL encoded by the coding sequence GTGAGTCTTCGACTGCTTCTGGTTGCGGTAACGCTTTGTTCCATCTGGTTTGCCAGGGTTGCTTCCACTACCAAGCGACAGAAGGACGCGGTTGCTGCAATCTCTCAACACGGTGGTAATGTCATTTATTCGATCGAGGTGGACTCGTTCAACACGGTGTCCAGCATTCGTTCACGATTGCTTATGGCGGCCATCGAGTACGTTGATCTTGATTTGATTCTCCCGGTGACCGAGGTGCGTTCGCGATATCTGGAAGCTCCGAGTCTTCAGCGAGGCGAAAAGTATGCGCCGAGCAGCATCGTCGATGCCCTGCCCGACTTGCCATCGATTCAAACTTTGTACTTAACGCACACAGAAATCCAAAACGCCGCCTTGGCGTCCCTGTCACATCTAGGCGATCTACGCAGGCTCGACTTGTCGATGACGCGTCTTCACGAAGGGGATCTGTCTTCGATCGAGTCGCTAGATCTCGTTCACTTAAATTTATCCCGCACGCGGGTGAATGACGAAGGGCTGAAGTCTCTTACCAAGATGACCAATCTAGAAACCCTCAACCTGACTCGAACGAAAGTGACCGGTCACGGGCTTCGCTACATCCAATCGTTGCCCCGTCTGAAGACACTGCGGATAGAACGCTCATTGGTTTCGAGTGACGACTGCGAACGATTCAAGCAGCTTCGACCGGACGTCAACGTCAAATGGTCGGCGTTATCGCTTTGA